One stretch of Scyliorhinus canicula chromosome 7, sScyCan1.1, whole genome shotgun sequence DNA includes these proteins:
- the LOC119969130 gene encoding regulator of G-protein signaling 9-binding protein-like has translation MAAFTTRTTVQGGSVTGAKLMFLLGSSRSLKSEQRAELQQICTLFASCMELFQRDLRQVHRLNLLFMLDVPGKFLTNTGMACDPSGPSCDQNADLEDGEKADSAQLSLEALILEVGRLLREVEMKVQAPVWSSEATTEPWTEVNSVDGCDTASTDVLTEEEVEAGSKCSCCIIS, from the exons ATGGCCGCATTCACAACCCGGACGACAGTCCAAGGGGGCAGCG tgacCGGGGCTAAGTTGATGTTTTTGCTAGGCAGTTCCCGGAGCCTGAAGTCTGAGCAGCGAGCTGAGCTTCAGCAGATATGCACGCTCTTTGCCTCATGTATGGAACTGTTCCAGAGAGATCTCCGGCAGGTGCACCGTCTCAACCTGCTTTTCATGCTGGATGTTCCAGGCAAGTTTCTAACCAACACCGGCATGGCCTGCGACCCTTCGGGACCTAGCTGTGACCAGAATGCAGATCTGGAGGATGGTGAGaaggcagactctgcacagttgaGTTTGGAAGCACTAATATTGGAAGTTGGGAGACTGCTGCGTGAGGTGGAGATGAAGGTTCAGGCTCCTGTCTGGAGCTCGGAGGCCACCACTGAGCCTTGGACAGAAGTGAACTCTGTTGATGGGTGTGACACAGCCTCAACTGATGTGTTGACTGAAGAGGAGGTAGAGGCAGGCAGCAAATGTAGCTGCTGCATCATCTCCTAA
- the ube2c gene encoding ubiquitin-conjugating enzyme E2 C yields MAQNVDPAAAGSGAAWKGSESGTAITRGSVSKRLQQELMTLMMSGHKGISAFPESDNLFRWIGTIDGAAGTVYDGLRYKLSLEFPSGYPYNPPTVKFLTSCYHPNVDGEGNICLDILKDKWSALYDVRTILLSIQSLLGEPNVQSPLNVAAAQLWSNQSEYKLRLHEAYARQLKS; encoded by the exons ATGGCTCAGAATGTGGACCCCGCCGCCGccggatcaggagccgcctggaAAGGCAGTGAGAGCGGTACCGCCATCACCCGGGGCTCGGTGTCCAAACG ATTGCAGCAGGAGCTGATGACTCTGATG ATGTCTGGTCACAAAGGAATTTCTGCTTTTCCTGAATCAGACAACCTATTTCGGTGGATTGGAACCATTGATGGTGCTGCTGGAACG GTTTATGACGGTTTGAGGTACAAGCTGTCACTTGAATTTCCTAGCGGCTACCCATACAACCCTCCAACTGTGAAGTTCCTCACTTCCTGCTACCATCCCAATGTAGACGGAGAAGGAAATATTTGCCTGGATATTCTCAAAGACAAATGGTCAGCACTTTATGATGTCAGGACAATCCTGCTGTCGATTCAGAGTTTACTGGGAG AACCAAATGTGCAAAGTCCCCTGAATGTTGCTGCAGCTCAACTATGGTCCAACCAGTCAG AGTACAAGCTGCGATTACATGAAGCATATGCTCGACAGCTGAAGAGTTAA